DNA from Planctomycetota bacterium:
CGGGCCATGGCGCGCACCACCTCTTCTCCGGCGAGAATGTTGCCCAGGCAGGCGAAGCCCTCGCCCGCGGCCGCCCCCGCCCACGGCAGGCATTCCTTGCCCGTATGCACCGCCGCGCGGCCCTGGGCGTCGAGGATCGCCACCTGCCGGCGTTCCCGGCCCGGGTCCTCCTCGAGCAGGCGCGCGAGCGCCGCTTCCGGCGTCTCCCCGCGCGCCAGGAGCTCCAGTCCGCGCGGCCCGAAGGTCGGATTCGCCCACGCCTGGGTGGCCACGGCGCCCACGCCCGCGCGGGCCCACGGCACGACGGCTCCCACCGCCAGGAAGCGGGACTGCACCGCCACGCCCAGCTCGCCCGTGCGCGGATCCCGCGCCACGATCGAGAACGTGGCCACGGGCGGATCCGCCGGGCCGGCCGCCGGCACGGAGCACCCGAGCGCCGCCAGGACGGGAAAAAGGCGCTTCACCATCTCAACGGGGCCTGCCAGGCTTCCTTGAGCGCGGCCACCGGCTCGTCGATCACCGGACGCCCCTTGCGGCCGAAGACGACCAATCGCCGGTCCTCGGTCACTTCCCCGAGCCGTACCGCCGGAACGCCGTCCAGGAGCTTCGAGAACCGGGCGGCGTCCGCCGCGCGAACCTCGACGAGAAACCGCGAGGGCGTTTCCGAGAAGAGCGCCTGATCGTCCCGGGAAACGCCGTCGACGCCGGCCAGATCGATCCGCAGTCCGAGATTTCCCGCGAACGCCATCTCCGCCGCGGCGACGGCCAGGCCTCCTTCGGAAAGGTCGTGACAGGCGCGGAGGAGCCCCTCCCGGATCGCGCGGTGGACGGCGCGGAAGATCTTTTTTCCCAGAGCGGCGTCCACCCGCGGCACCCGGGCTCCGCGATGGCCGTGCAGCCGGTAGTAGTGGGAGCCGCCCAGCTCATCGCGCGTGGGCCCCACGAGGTAGACCAGGTTGCCCGGCTCCTTGGCGTCCATGCTGACGGCGCGGCGGACGTCTTCCAGAAGGGCGATCGCGGAAATGAGCAGGGAATGCGGGATGACGATCCGCCGCCCGCCGGCCCGGAATTCGTTGTTGAGGCTGTCCTTGCCCGAGATGAACGGCGTTCCGTAGGCCACCGCCACGTCGTAGCAGGCGCGCGCGGCCAGGACGAGGGCCCCGAGGTTTTCGGGATCCTCGGGGCTGCCCCACGAAAAATTGTCGAGGATCGCCGTGCGCTCCGGATCCCCGCCCACGGCCACGACATTCCGGACCGCCTCGTCGATCGCGTTGGCGGCCATGTCGTAGGGCGAAAGATCGGAATAGCAGGGATTCATGCCGCAGCCGACGGCGAACCCCTTGTAATGCGTCAGCACCGGCCGGACCACGGCGGCATCGCCGGGTCCGTCGTGAAGAGCCCCGACCAGAGGCTTAAGGACGCTTCCCCCCTGAACCTCGTGGTCGTACTGACGGACGATCCACTCCTTCGAGCAGACGTTCCAGCTCCCCAGGATCCGTTTGAGGTCGTCCCCGTAGGTCTCCTTCTCCGGAAGCGAAGGCTCCGAGAGGGCCGGAGGCGTATAGGACGCGGAGCGCTCGAACCGGGGGATTCCGTCGTGCAGGAACTTCATGTCGAGCTCGCCCACGAGCCTGCCCTCATAGCGGAGGGTGAGCTTTCCGTCGCCCGTGAAGCGGCCGATGACCGTGGCCTCGACGTCTTCGGCGGAGAAGACGGCGCGGAGCTCCTCCAGGCGGTCCGGAGGCACGGCCAGGACCATGCGCTCCTGAGCTTCGCTGATCCAGATTTCCGTATAGGAGAGTCCCTCGTACTTAAGGGGGACTTTTTCAAGGTCGACTTCGGCCCCGAGTTCCGCGCCCATCTCCCCGACGGCGCTCGAGAGTCCGCCGGCGCCGCAGTCGGTGATGGCGGTGTAGAGCCCGCGATCGCGGGCCTGGAGGACGGTATCCAGAACGCGCTTCTCGACGATGGCGTTGCCGATCTGAACGGCGCCGCTGGAGGTCTTCTCGGACGTCTCGTCGAGCTCGGCGGAGGAGAAGGTGGCGCCGTGGATGCCGTCCCGGCCGGTGCGGCCGCCCACGACGACGACCAGATCCCCGGCCCGGGCCGCCTTGAAGGACTTGTCCCGCGGAAGAATGCCGACCGTGCCGCAGTAGACCAGGGGATTGCCGGTGTAGCGTTCGTCGAAGTAGACGGCGCCGTTGACCGTGGGGATGCCCATTCGGTTCCCGTAGTCGCGCACGCCAGCGACCACGCCCTTGAGGAGCCGCCGGGGGTGGATCGTGCCGGGCGGGATCTCGCGGGCGTCCGGGAGGCCCACGCAGAACACGTCGGTGGAGCAGACGGGCTTGGCCCCCAGGCCGCAGCCCAGAATGTCGCGGATCACGCCGCCGAGACCGGTATTGGCGCCGCCGTAAGGCTCGATGGCGCTCGGGTGGTTGTGGGTTTCGACCTTGAAGCACAGATTGTGCCGTTCGTCGAACTCGATGATGCCGGCGTTGTCCTGGAAAACGCTGACACACCAGGGCCGGGCGAGCTCGCGGGTGGCGCGGGCGATCGTGGATTTGAGGAGGTTCCGGATCGTCTCGCCGCCGAAATGGATGTCTCCCGTGAAGGTCTTGTGCTTGCAATGCTCGCTCCAGGTCTGGGCGAGCGTCTCGAGCTCGACGTCCGTGGGTTCCCGCCGGAGATCCCGGAAGTGCCGGCGGATGGCCTGCATTTCGGCGAGATTGAGCGACAGGCCCATCCGGCGGCTGAGGGACAGAAGTTCCTCGTCCGACGCGCCCGTGAGGGGCACTTCGACGCGCCGGAATCGATAGGGGGCCCCGAGCGCGATCCGTTCGAACCGGCGTTCGCCCACCTGCAGCTCGTCGACCGCCTCGTTGGCCAGGACGCGGGCGGCGGCCTCCCGGAGGCGCGCCTCGGAAACCGGTCCGCGGACGAGATAGCGCATCCCGGTCCGGACGCGGGAGGCGGAAAGACCCAGGTCGGCGATCGCCTTGAGGGCGCTGGCCTCCACGGGGTCCATGACGCCGGGGCGCTTGAAGACGAGGACGGCGCGGAGGCCCTCGGGGACCTCGGGCGGCTCGGCGGCCGGGCGCAGGGCGTACGTCTGGGCGACCGGATCGTGGAGAAGTTCGCGGGCGACGCGGTCGGCGGCGGCGCGGTCGAGGTCGCCCTCGAGAAGGTAGACCTGTTCGGCCCGGACGTCCTGAACCTCGGCCAACCCGTACTCGCGGAGCGCGGAAAGGGCCCCCCGGGAGGCGGGATCCACGAGGCCGTCCCGGGTCGCGACGTCCACACGCCAGAGCATTGCCGTGCGGGGACTCTAACACAGCGTCCGGGGGGAGTCAACGGACGGGACCTCCCTGCGGCGGGCGAGGAAAGGGTTCTCCTTGAAATGCCGATCTACCCCGGGGATAATCGGAAATCCCTTCTATGTCCGACGCTTCCAGCGAACGCGATTTCGAGCGGCCGATCATCGAAATCGAGAAGCGCATCGAGGAACTCGAAAGCTTCTCCCGCAAGGCCGGGGTTGACCTCTCGGCGGAAATCGAGAAGCTCCGCGCCCGGGCCAACCAGGAGAAGCGCGAGATTTTCGCGCGCCTGAACGCCTGGCAGCGGGTGCTTCTCTCGCGGGACCCGAATCGGCCCGACCTGGGCGACTATCTCGCCATGGTCTTCGAGGACTTCGTGGAGCTGCACGGGGACCGGGCCGTGGGGGACGACCGCGCGATCGTGACCGGCCTGGCCAAGGTGGGCGGCATCAAGGTGCTTCTCGTGGGCCAGCGCAAGGGAAAGACCACCAAGGAGCGGATGGCCTACAACTTCGGAAGCCCCAATCCGGAAGGCTACCGGAAGGCCATCCTCAAAATGAAGCTGGCCGAGAAATTCCGGCTGCCCGTCGTGACGCTCGTCAACACGCCGGGGGCCTACCCGGGCATCGGAGCCGAAGAGCGCGGCCAGGCCTTCGTCATCGCCCGCAACCTCTACGAGATGTCGCGCCTGCGCACGCCCATCATCTCCGTCGTCATCGGTGAGGGCGGCTCGGGCGGCGCGCTCGGAATCTGCGTGGCGGACAAGCTGGCGATCCTGGAGAACGCTTACCTCTCGGTCATTTCCCCCGAGGGATGCGCGGCGATCCTGTGGCGGGACGCGTCCAAAGCCCCGCTGGCGGCCCAGCTCCTTCGCCTGACGCCTCAGGAACTCAAGCAGCTCGGAATCGTGGACGAGATCGTCCCGGAGCCCCTCGGCGGGGCCCACCGCAATCCCAAGGAGATGGGAGACCTCCTGCGCGCCGCGCTCGTGCGCTACCTGGACGAGGCCCTCGCGACTCCGCTCGACCGCCTGCTCGAGCGCCGCTACGAGAAATACCGCCGCATCGGAGCCTTCCTGGAAAGCGAGCAGCAGAAACTCGTGGCCGGCGGCATTCCCGGTTCCGCCTGAGACGGGCGCGCTCAGGGAGCGTCTCCGAGCAGCCGGGCGACCCGCTCGACGAGATCCGCTCCTTTGAACGGCTTGGTCATGAAATCGTCGGCCCGCGAACGCTCCCTCCAGTACTCCTCCCCTTGGCCCGAATCGCGCGTGGCGGCCGTGAGCATGATCACCCGAATGCCGCGGGTCCTCTCGTTCCCCTTGAGATCCGCGCAGAGATCGAACCCCGACTTGCCCGGCAGCATCGCGTCCAGGATCACCAGATCCGGCTGGAACGCGGCCACCCGCGCCTGGGCGTCCGTCCCGTCCCCCGACGTCTCGACCTCGTATCCCCGCCCCCGCAGAAGATGGGCGATGATCTCACGGATGCTGCGGGTGTCCTCGACGACGAGGATTTTCCGGGGCATTCGGCCGATTATAGGGTCCCCCGCAGGACGGTCAACTCCGGGCCGGCCCAGCGACCTCAAATAATCCCTTGACCGGGCCCCGGCGGCGCCCCTACACTCCGCCGGAACATGACGGGGACGCCCCACCGGACGCCGCTTCACGAGTCCCACGTGCGCCTCGGCGCGCGGATGGTGGACTTCCACGGATGGGAGATGCCGATCCAATACTCCGGCATCGTGGAGGAACATACCGCCGTCCGGACCCGGGCGGGCCTCTTCGACCTCTCCCACATGGGCCGCGTGCGCGTGGCCGGGCCGGCCCGCCGCGCCTTCCTTCAGCGGATCCTCACGATCAACGTGGACAAGGTCGCCCCCGGCCGCTGCAAGTACACCTTCTTCCTCACCGAGCGCGGCACCACGATCGACGACCTCGTCTTCTACGCGGACCCCCAGCGCGATCTGCTGGTCGTCAACGCCTCCAACCGCGAGAAGGATCTCGACTGGCTGCGGCGGCACGCCCCGGCGGAGGGAGTCACCCTTCAAGACGAGACCTTCGACGTCGCGCTCGTGGCCGTCCAGGGGCCCCGATCCGTCGAGATCGTGCGGAAGGCCCTCGGGATCGACCCGTCCGGGCTGCGTTACTACTCCTTCGGCGCGTTCGGGGAATTCCTCGTGTCCCGAACCGGTTACACGGGTGAGGACGGTTTCGAGATTTTCGTCCCCAAGGCGCGCGCGGCGGAGACGTGGGAGCGCCTCTCCGGGGCGGGCGCGCCTCCGGCCGGGCTGGGCGCCCGCGACACCCTGAGGACCGAAGCGGGGATGCCGCTGTACGGAAACGAGCTGGACGAGACGACCACGCCTCTGGAGGCCGGGCTCGATTTCGCCGTGGATCTCAAAAAGCCGGATTTCATCGGAGCCGCGGCGCTCCGGACGCAGGGGCCGCCGTCGCGGCGGCTGGCGGGGCTCGTCCTCGAATCGCGCCGGATCCCCCGGACCGGCTACGAAGTCTTCCGGGAGGGGCGGGCCGTCGGCCGGGTGACGAGCGGCACGTTCGGCCCCACGGTGGGACGCTCCATCGCGATGGCCTACCTGCCGGCGGAACTCGCCCGGCCGGGCGAAGCCGTGGAGATCGACATCCGCGGCCGCCGCGAGCCGGCCCGTGTCGTCGCGCTCCCCTTCTACCGCCGTGAAAAGACTTGACACCTGAGGGACCAGGGGTAATTTAGGCGGCGGACGGACGGCGCGCCGTCCGCCGGGCACCTAGGGAGAGACCGGGATGAGGCCAGACGACTACAAGTACAGCGAAACCCACGAGTGGATCAAATATAACGAGAAGAAGAAGGAAGCCACGATCGGGATCACCGATTACGCCGTCAAGCAGCTCTCCGACCTCGTGCACCTGGAGCTGCCCAAGGTCGGGGACACCCTCGAGCAGGGGGCGCCGTTCGGCGAAATCGAGTCGGTCAAAACCGTGGCGGATCTCGTTTCCCCCCTGAGCGGCAAGGTCATCGAGGTCAATAAGGAGGTCGCCGCCGACCTCGACATCCTCAAGGAGGAGCCGTTCGAGGATGGGTGGCTCATCAAGATCAAGCCCTCCGATCCCAGCGAGCTTGAGTCCCTCATGACCAAGAAAGAGTACGAGGAGTTCCTCGAGTCCGCGGAGGAAGAGGAGGAAGAGGAGTCCGACGACTCCGAGGACGTCGACGAAGACGACTTCGTGTAGGCCGACCGGGTCGCCGCGTCCGGAAAACGCCGGGACCCTTCGCTCTTTCGAAAATCCGGATTTTCGCGAATGGACTACATCCAGAATACGCCCGAGGACGTCGCCGAAATGCTGCGCGCCGTGGGCGCTTCGTCGATCGACGACCTCTTCGCCTCCATCCCCGCCGACCTGCGCCTGACCCGCCCCCTCGACCTGCCGCCCGCGCTTTCCGAACAGGATCTGGTGGCCCACCTCGAAACCCTGGCCGCCCGAAACCGGGTCTTCGAGCCCACCCGGTCGTTCCTGGGCGCCGGGGGCTACAACCACTTCATCCCCTCCGTGGTGGACGCCCTCGCCTCGCGCGGGGAATTCTTCTCGGCCTATACGCCCTACCAGGCCGAAGCCAGCCAGGGCACCCTCCAGCACATCTTCGAATTCCAATCGATGATCTGCGAGCTGACGGGGATGGAGGTCGCCAACGCCTCCCACTACGACGGCGCCACCGCCCTCCAGGAGGCCGTGGCGATGTCGATCGACCACACCGGGCGGCGCAAGATCGTCCTCTCCTCGGCCCTTCACCCCCATGCACGCGCCGTGGTGCGCTCGATTTTCCGGGCCATGGACGTCCAGATCGTGGAGGTGGCCCATGTCCGCGGGGTGACCCCCGTGGCCACCCTCCGGGAGGCGGCCCAGGACGCCGCCTGCGTGGCGATCCAGAATCCCAATTTCCTCGGAGGCGTGGAGGACCTGGCGGGCGTCGCGGAGGCGGCCCATGCGGCCGGCGCGGTGGCGGTGGCGAGCGTTCACCCCCTCGCCCTGGCGATCCTCAAGTCCCCCGGAGAGGCCGGCTGCGACATCGCCGTGGGAGACGCGCAGCCCCTGGGGATTCCTCTCAGCTTCGGCGGTCCCTGGTGCGGCTTCATCGCCGCCCGGCGGGACTTCCTGCGCGAAATGCCCGGCCGCATCGTGGGGGAGACGGTGGACGCCGAGGGGAAGCGCGGTTTCGTCCTCACGCTCCAGACGCGGGAGCAGCACATCCGCCGCGAGAAGGCCTCGTCCAACATCTGCACGAACCAGGCCCTCATGGCGCTCCGCGCCACGATTTACATGGAAGCGCTCGGGCCTTCGGGAATGCGCCGCGCCGCGGAGCTCTGCGCGCGCCGGGCGCACGAACTGGCCGCGAAACTCGCGCGCGTCCCCGGGGTGAAACTCCCCTACTCCGCCCCCTTCTTCCACGAATTCGTCGCCGAAATTCCCCACGCGGCCCAGACGCTCGCGCGCCTCCAGGAACGCGGCTTCCTGGGCGGCCTCTTCCTGCACCCCTTCTACCGGGACCTGCGCGAGCACGTCCTTCTCTGCGCCACGGAACGCCACGCGCCGGAAGATCTGGACGCGTTCGTCGCCGCCCTGGCGGAGTGCCTCCGATGAAGACGATCTTCGAGAAAAGCCGCCCCGGCCGCGCCACCGTCTACTTCCCTCCGCCGGCGCCGGGCGAGCGCCCGATCGAGGAGATCCTGCCGCGGACCGCGCTCCGGGCCCGCCCCCCCGCCCTCCCCGAAGTCGCCGAGCTCGAGGTCGTCCGCCACTTCACCGAGCTTTCCCACCGCACCTTCTCGATCGACGGGAACTTCTACCCCCTGGGCTCCTGCACGATGAAGTACAACCCCCGCGTCAACGAAAAGGTCGCCGCGCTTCCCGGATTCGCCCGGCTTCATCCCTTCCAGCCGGCCGAAACCGTTCAGGGGATGCTGGAACTCCTCTGGCGCCTGGAGCGCATGCTCGCGGAGATCGCCGGAATGGACGCGGTGACCCTCCAGCCCGCCGCCGGCGCCCAGGGGGAGCTCACCGGCATCCTTCTCATCCGCGCCCACCACGTGGAAAACCGCCAAGGCCATCGCACCGAGGTTCTCATTCCCGACAGCGCCCACGGCACCAACCCCGCCACCGCCACCCTCTGCGGCTACCGCACGGTGAGCCTCAAGACGGACCGGCGGGGCGGCGTGGATCTCGAAGACCTCAAGGCGAAACTCTCCGACCGCACCGCCGCCCTCATGATCACCAATCCCTCGACGCTCGGGCTCTTCGAGGAACGGATCCGGACGATCGCCGACCTTG
Protein-coding regions in this window:
- the purL gene encoding phosphoribosylformylglycinamidine synthase subunit PurL is translated as MDVATRDGLVDPASRGALSALREYGLAEVQDVRAEQVYLLEGDLDRAAADRVARELLHDPVAQTYALRPAAEPPEVPEGLRAVLVFKRPGVMDPVEASALKAIADLGLSASRVRTGMRYLVRGPVSEARLREAAARVLANEAVDELQVGERRFERIALGAPYRFRRVEVPLTGASDEELLSLSRRMGLSLNLAEMQAIRRHFRDLRREPTDVELETLAQTWSEHCKHKTFTGDIHFGGETIRNLLKSTIARATRELARPWCVSVFQDNAGIIEFDERHNLCFKVETHNHPSAIEPYGGANTGLGGVIRDILGCGLGAKPVCSTDVFCVGLPDAREIPPGTIHPRRLLKGVVAGVRDYGNRMGIPTVNGAVYFDERYTGNPLVYCGTVGILPRDKSFKAARAGDLVVVVGGRTGRDGIHGATFSSAELDETSEKTSSGAVQIGNAIVEKRVLDTVLQARDRGLYTAITDCGAGGLSSAVGEMGAELGAEVDLEKVPLKYEGLSYTEIWISEAQERMVLAVPPDRLEELRAVFSAEDVEATVIGRFTGDGKLTLRYEGRLVGELDMKFLHDGIPRFERSASYTPPALSEPSLPEKETYGDDLKRILGSWNVCSKEWIVRQYDHEVQGGSVLKPLVGALHDGPGDAAVVRPVLTHYKGFAVGCGMNPCYSDLSPYDMAANAIDEAVRNVVAVGGDPERTAILDNFSWGSPEDPENLGALVLAARACYDVAVAYGTPFISGKDSLNNEFRAGGRRIVIPHSLLISAIALLEDVRRAVSMDAKEPGNLVYLVGPTRDELGGSHYYRLHGHRGARVPRVDAALGKKIFRAVHRAIREGLLRACHDLSEGGLAVAAAEMAFAGNLGLRIDLAGVDGVSRDDQALFSETPSRFLVEVRAADAARFSKLLDGVPAVRLGEVTEDRRLVVFGRKGRPVIDEPVAALKEAWQAPLRW
- the gcvH gene encoding glycine cleavage system protein GcvH, encoding MRPDDYKYSETHEWIKYNEKKKEATIGITDYAVKQLSDLVHLELPKVGDTLEQGAPFGEIESVKTVADLVSPLSGKVIEVNKEVAADLDILKEEPFEDGWLIKIKPSDPSELESLMTKKEYEEFLESAEEEEEEESDDSEDVDEDDFV
- the gcvPA gene encoding aminomethyl-transferring glycine dehydrogenase subunit GcvPA, whose amino-acid sequence is MDYIQNTPEDVAEMLRAVGASSIDDLFASIPADLRLTRPLDLPPALSEQDLVAHLETLAARNRVFEPTRSFLGAGGYNHFIPSVVDALASRGEFFSAYTPYQAEASQGTLQHIFEFQSMICELTGMEVANASHYDGATALQEAVAMSIDHTGRRKIVLSSALHPHARAVVRSIFRAMDVQIVEVAHVRGVTPVATLREAAQDAACVAIQNPNFLGGVEDLAGVAEAAHAAGAVAVASVHPLALAILKSPGEAGCDIAVGDAQPLGIPLSFGGPWCGFIAARRDFLREMPGRIVGETVDAEGKRGFVLTLQTREQHIRREKASSNICTNQALMALRATIYMEALGPSGMRRAAELCARRAHELAAKLARVPGVKLPYSAPFFHEFVAEIPHAAQTLARLQERGFLGGLFLHPFYRDLREHVLLCATERHAPEDLDAFVAALAECLR
- a CDS encoding acetyl-CoA carboxylase carboxyltransferase subunit alpha, which codes for MSDASSERDFERPIIEIEKRIEELESFSRKAGVDLSAEIEKLRARANQEKREIFARLNAWQRVLLSRDPNRPDLGDYLAMVFEDFVELHGDRAVGDDRAIVTGLAKVGGIKVLLVGQRKGKTTKERMAYNFGSPNPEGYRKAILKMKLAEKFRLPVVTLVNTPGAYPGIGAEERGQAFVIARNLYEMSRLRTPIISVVIGEGGSGGALGICVADKLAILENAYLSVISPEGCAAILWRDASKAPLAAQLLRLTPQELKQLGIVDEIVPEPLGGAHRNPKEMGDLLRAALVRYLDEALATPLDRLLERRYEKYRRIGAFLESEQQKLVAGGIPGSA
- the gcvT gene encoding glycine cleavage system aminomethyltransferase GcvT, whose amino-acid sequence is MTGTPHRTPLHESHVRLGARMVDFHGWEMPIQYSGIVEEHTAVRTRAGLFDLSHMGRVRVAGPARRAFLQRILTINVDKVAPGRCKYTFFLTERGTTIDDLVFYADPQRDLLVVNASNREKDLDWLRRHAPAEGVTLQDETFDVALVAVQGPRSVEIVRKALGIDPSGLRYYSFGAFGEFLVSRTGYTGEDGFEIFVPKARAAETWERLSGAGAPPAGLGARDTLRTEAGMPLYGNELDETTTPLEAGLDFAVDLKKPDFIGAAALRTQGPPSRRLAGLVLESRRIPRTGYEVFREGRAVGRVTSGTFGPTVGRSIAMAYLPAELARPGEAVEIDIRGRREPARVVALPFYRREKT
- a CDS encoding response regulator; amino-acid sequence: MPRKILVVEDTRSIREIIAHLLRGRGYEVETSGDGTDAQARVAAFQPDLVILDAMLPGKSGFDLCADLKGNERTRGIRVIMLTAATRDSGQGEEYWRERSRADDFMTKPFKGADLVERVARLLGDAP